Proteins from one Ovis aries strain OAR_USU_Benz2616 breed Rambouillet chromosome 12, ARS-UI_Ramb_v3.0, whole genome shotgun sequence genomic window:
- the LOC105610042 gene encoding alpha-1,3-mannosyl-glycoprotein 4-beta-N-acetylglucosaminyltransferase-like protein MGAT4E: MEKASPELQSAKYKLLAGAPPHEKKLLTAGVSSALHPHKSHLLDTLRSLFQASSGPELGCVVVLVSLSDSDPERLSQTVASISDLFRTHIEARQLLVLQGQLGGPPPLGTLRPEDHPSPCEGLYSAQKADHALLMNFAANLSEYFLMLDDQVRCKPKFISTIYWTLSAWKELPWVTLEFSSLSLAGKVLHSSDLPRLASFLLVFPRDTPTHVLLSEFPLLLAQNTPIRFGSSVFHHAGNRSGLESSCFPADKEKVFGEPDNPTASVRTDMMMLFNNIPQYAYTLNKESFATLNPVRGNYLTVILEKPQKVTRIEVLTGSDKDRKHQLQRGQVELGYGPLEDLQGCARYTLLGPVVEGRLDQVVSYEEDSLEALGCIRLLVLEAQESWLLIRQIKVWTTEYDEEEEV; encoded by the exons ATGGAGAAAGCCTCCCCGGAGCTTCAAAGCGCCAAGTACAAGCTCCTGGCCGGGGCCCCTCCCCACGAAAAGA AGCTGCTGACGGCGGGCGTCTCCTCGGCACTGCATCCCCACAAGAGCCACCTCCTGGACACCCTGCGGTCCCTGTTCCAGGCGTCCTCGGGCCCCGAGCTGGGCTGTGTCGTGGTGCTGGTGTCCCTGTCAGACTCCGACCCTGAACGGCTCAGCCAGACGGTGGCCAGCATCTCTGACCTCTTCCGAACACACATCGAGGCCCGGCAGCTGCTGGTGCTCCAGGGCCAGCTCGGCGGGCCCCCTCCCCTGGGGACCCTGAGGCCCGAGGACCACCCTTCGCCCTGCGAGGGCCTGTACTCCGCGCAGAAGGCCGACCACGCCCTCCTCATGAACTTCGCTGCCAACCTCTCCGAATACTTCCTGATGCTGGACGACCAGGTTCGCTGCAAGCCCAAGTTTATTTCCACCATCTACTGGACGCTGTCTGCTTGGAAGGAGCTGCCTTGGGTGACCCTGGAGTTCTCGAGCCTGAGCCTCGCGGGGAAGGTGCTCCACTCCAGCGACCTCCCCCGCCTGGCCTCCTTCCTCCTCGTCTTCCCCAGGGACACCCCCACGCATGTGCTCCTCTCTGAGTTCCCTCTTCTCCTGGCCCAGAACACGCCGATCCGCTTCGGCTCCTCAGTCTTCCACCATGCGGGCAACCGTTCCGGGCTGGAGAGCTCCTGCTTCCCTGCAGACAAGGAGAAGGTCTTTGGTGAGCCCGACAACCCCACAGCCAGTGTGCGCACAGACATGATGATGCTGTTCAACAACATCCCGCAGTACGCCTACACCCTGAACAAGGAGAGCTTCGCCACCCTCAACCCCGTCCGAGGCAATTACCTGACGGTGATcctggagaagccccagaagGTCACCCGCATCGAGGTGCTGACCGGCTCCGACAAAGACAGGAAGCACCAGCTGCAGCGAGGGCAGGTGGAGCTGGGCTATGGGCCCCTGGAGGACCTCCAGGGCTGTGCTCGCTACACCCTGCTCGGCCCCGTGGTGGAGGGACGCCTGGACCAGGTGGTGTCTTATgaagaagactccctggaggcgCTGGGCTGCATCCGGCTGCTGGTGCTGGAGGCCCAGGAGTCCTGGCTTCTGATCAGGCAGATCAAAGTCTGGACCACGGAGTATGACGAGGAAGAGGAGGTGTAG